In Citrobacter sp. RHB25-C09, the following proteins share a genomic window:
- the lpxM gene encoding lauroyl-Kdo(2)-lipid IV(A) myristoyltransferase (LpxM is lauroyl-Kdo(2)-lipid IV(A) myristoyltransferase, an enzyme characterized in Escherichia coli and involved in biosynthesis of the form of lipid A found in that species and some closely related species.), with product METKKNNTEYIPEFEKSFRHPRYWGNWLGVAAMAGMALTPASFRDPLLARLGRFAGRMGKSSRRRALINLSLCFPERSEAEREAIVDEMFATAPQAMVMMAELAIRGPEKIQSRVDWEGLEIIEEMRRNDEKVIFLVPHGWGVDIPAMLMASQGQKMAAMFHNQGNPVFDYVWNTVRRRFGGRLHARNDGIKPFIQSIRQGYWGYYLPDQDHGPEHSEFVDFFATYKATLPAIGRLMKVCRARVIPLFPVYDGKSHRLTIQVRPPMDDLLTADDVTIARRMNEEVEIFVRPHPEQYTWILKLLKTRKPGEVQPYKRQDLYPIK from the coding sequence ATGGAAACAAAAAAAAATAATACTGAGTACATCCCGGAATTTGAAAAGTCCTTCCGCCATCCGCGTTATTGGGGCAACTGGCTGGGCGTTGCCGCGATGGCTGGGATGGCGTTAACCCCAGCCTCCTTTCGTGACCCGTTACTGGCGCGTCTGGGCCGCTTCGCTGGTCGGATGGGCAAAAGCTCACGTCGTCGCGCGTTAATCAACTTATCCCTGTGCTTTCCAGAACGTAGCGAAGCGGAACGCGAAGCCATTGTTGATGAGATGTTTGCTACCGCACCGCAGGCGATGGTGATGATGGCGGAACTGGCTATTCGCGGACCGGAAAAGATCCAGTCACGGGTTGACTGGGAAGGTCTGGAAATTATCGAAGAAATGCGGCGCAACGATGAAAAAGTGATTTTCCTTGTGCCGCATGGCTGGGGCGTTGATATCCCCGCCATGCTGATGGCTTCTCAGGGACAGAAAATGGCTGCCATGTTCCACAACCAGGGTAACCCGGTTTTTGACTATGTCTGGAACACCGTGCGTCGTCGTTTTGGCGGCCGTCTGCATGCGCGCAATGACGGTATCAAGCCGTTTATTCAGTCAATTCGCCAGGGCTACTGGGGCTATTATCTGCCTGACCAGGATCATGGTCCGGAGCACAGCGAGTTTGTTGATTTCTTCGCAACCTATAAAGCCACGTTACCCGCGATTGGTCGTCTGATGAAAGTGTGCCGTGCGCGTGTGATCCCGCTGTTTCCCGTTTATGACGGCAAAAGCCATCGCCTGACCATTCAGGTTCGTCCACCGATGGACGATCTGCTCACGGCCGATGACGTGACCATCGCAAGACGGATGAATGAAGAAGTTGAAATTTTCGTTCGCCCGCATCCGGAACAATATACCTGGATCCTGAAGCTGCTGAAAACGCGCAAACCCGGGGAAGTTCAGCCGTATAAACGCCAAGATCTCTATCCCATCAAATAA
- the edd gene encoding phosphogluconate dehydratase: MNPNLLRVTQRIVERSRETRSAYLARIEQAKSSTVHRSQLACGNLAHGFAACQPEDKDALKSMLRNNIAIVTSYNDMLSAHQPYEYYPDIIRKALHAVNAVGQVAGGVPAMCDGVTQGQDGMELSLLSREVIAMSAAVGLSHNMFDGALFLGVCDKIVPGLTMAALSFGHLPAIFVPSGPMASGLPNKEKVRIRQLYAEGKVDRMALLESEAASYHAPGTCTFYGTANTNQMVVEFMGMQLPGSSFVHPDAPLREALTAAAARQVTRLTGNGNEWMPIGKMIDEKVVVNGIVALLATGGSTNHTMHLVAMARAAGIQINWDDFSDLSDIVPLMARLYPNGPADINHFQAAGGVPVLMRELLSAGLLHEDVNTVAGFGLKRYTLEPWLNNGELDWREGASQSLDSNVIATFAKPFSHHGGTKVLSGNLGRAVMKTSAVPVENQIVEAPAVVFESQHDVLPAFEAGLLDRDCVVVVRHQGPKANGMPELHKLMPPLGVLLDRCFKIALVTDGRLSGASGKVPSAIHVTPEAYDGGLLAKVRDGDIIRVNGQTGELTLLVDDAELAARQPHIPDLSASRVGTGREMFSALRENLSGAEQGATCITF, encoded by the coding sequence ATGAATCCAAATTTGTTACGCGTAACACAACGCATCGTTGAACGCTCTCGCGAGACTCGTTCCGCCTATCTTGCTCGTATTGAGCAGGCTAAATCCTCCACGGTTCATCGCTCACAACTGGCGTGCGGAAATCTGGCACATGGATTCGCAGCCTGTCAGCCAGAAGATAAAGATGCACTGAAAAGCATGCTGCGTAACAATATCGCGATCGTGACTTCTTATAACGATATGCTCTCTGCTCATCAGCCTTACGAGTATTATCCGGACATCATCCGCAAAGCGCTCCATGCGGTAAACGCGGTGGGGCAGGTTGCAGGCGGTGTCCCGGCGATGTGCGATGGCGTCACACAAGGGCAGGATGGAATGGAGTTGTCTCTGCTGAGTCGTGAAGTGATTGCGATGTCGGCGGCGGTGGGGCTGTCACATAACATGTTTGATGGCGCACTGTTCCTTGGCGTGTGCGACAAAATTGTACCCGGTCTGACAATGGCAGCGCTCTCGTTCGGTCATCTGCCTGCCATTTTTGTTCCGTCAGGCCCCATGGCGAGTGGTCTGCCTAATAAAGAGAAAGTCCGTATCCGTCAACTGTACGCCGAAGGCAAAGTCGATCGCATGGCGCTGCTGGAATCGGAAGCGGCTTCTTATCATGCGCCGGGTACCTGCACTTTCTATGGCACCGCCAATACCAACCAGATGGTAGTGGAATTTATGGGGATGCAGTTACCGGGCTCCTCATTTGTCCACCCGGACGCGCCACTGCGTGAAGCGTTGACGGCGGCAGCGGCACGTCAGGTCACTCGTCTGACCGGCAACGGTAATGAATGGATGCCGATCGGTAAAATGATCGACGAGAAAGTGGTGGTGAACGGCATCGTCGCACTGCTGGCAACCGGCGGTTCCACCAACCACACGATGCATCTGGTGGCGATGGCGCGCGCGGCGGGTATTCAGATTAACTGGGATGATTTCTCCGATCTTTCAGACATCGTGCCGCTGATGGCGCGTCTGTATCCAAACGGCCCGGCAGATATTAACCATTTTCAGGCGGCGGGCGGTGTGCCGGTTCTGATGCGCGAACTGCTCAGTGCAGGGCTTCTGCATGAAGATGTAAATACCGTTGCTGGCTTTGGCCTGAAGCGTTACACCCTGGAACCGTGGCTGAACAACGGTGAGCTCGACTGGCGTGAAGGCGCGTCTCAGTCTCTCGACAGCAATGTGATTGCAACTTTTGCTAAACCGTTCTCCCACCACGGCGGGACAAAAGTATTAAGCGGTAACCTTGGTCGTGCGGTGATGAAGACCTCGGCGGTCCCGGTTGAAAATCAGATCGTCGAAGCGCCAGCGGTTGTCTTTGAAAGCCAGCATGATGTGTTACCGGCGTTTGAAGCGGGGCTATTGGATCGCGACTGCGTGGTCGTTGTTCGTCATCAGGGACCAAAAGCGAACGGAATGCCAGAATTACATAAACTCATGCCGCCGCTTGGTGTATTATTGGACCGTTGTTTCAAAATTGCGTTAGTGACCGATGGACGACTGTCTGGGGCTTCGGGTAAAGTGCCTTCGGCAATCCATGTCACTCCGGAAGCCTATGACGGTGGGCTGCTGGCAAAAGTACGCGACGGTGACATCATTCGTGTGAATGGACAGACAGGTGAATTAACGCTGCTGGTCGATGACGCAGAGTTGGCCGCACGCCAGCCGCATATCCCTGATCTCAGCGCATCGCGCGTTGGTACGGGCCGTGAGATGTTTAGCGCATTGCGTGAAAACTTGTCCGGCGCCGAGCAGGGCGCAACCTGTATCACTTTTTAA
- a CDS encoding MurR/RpiR family transcriptional regulator produces the protein MNMLEKIQTQLEHLSKSERKVADVILASPDCAIHSSIATLAQQANVSEPTVNRFCRSMETRGFPDFKLHLAQSLANGTPYVNRNVDEDDSVESYTGKIFESAMASLDHVRHSLDKGAVNRAVDLLTQAKKISFFGLGSSAAVAHDAMNKFFRFNVPVIYSDDIVLQRMSCMNCSDDDVVVLISHTGRTKNLVELARLARENDAIVIALTSADTPLAREATLAITLDVPEDTDIYMPMVSRLAQLTVIDVLATGFTLRRGAKFRDNLKRVKEALKESRFDKQSLINSDES, from the coding sequence ATGAATATGCTGGAAAAAATCCAGACGCAACTGGAACATTTAAGCAAATCTGAACGCAAAGTCGCAGACGTCATTCTGGCCTCTCCCGACTGCGCAATCCACTCCAGTATCGCTACGCTTGCGCAGCAGGCTAATGTCAGCGAACCCACCGTTAACCGTTTTTGCCGCAGCATGGAAACGCGGGGATTCCCTGATTTTAAACTGCATCTGGCACAAAGTCTGGCTAATGGTACACCTTATGTTAATCGTAATGTGGATGAAGATGATAGCGTAGAGTCTTACACCGGTAAGATCTTCGAATCCGCAATGGCCAGTCTGGATCACGTGCGCCACTCGCTGGATAAAGGCGCGGTGAATCGAGCAGTAGATCTGCTCACACAGGCCAAGAAAATTTCTTTCTTTGGTCTGGGCTCATCAGCCGCCGTCGCCCATGATGCGATGAACAAATTCTTTCGCTTTAACGTCCCGGTTATTTATTCTGACGACATTGTCCTGCAACGCATGAGTTGTATGAATTGTAGTGACGATGATGTCGTTGTGCTTATTTCTCATACCGGCCGGACAAAAAATCTGGTGGAACTGGCACGACTGGCGCGTGAAAACGATGCGATTGTTATTGCATTAACCTCCGCCGACACCCCGCTCGCGCGTGAGGCGACACTGGCAATCACGCTTGACGTACCGGAAGATACTGACATTTATATGCCCATGGTGTCTCGACTTGCACAACTTACCGTGATAGATGTGCTGGCAACGGGATTTACTTTGCGTCGTGGGGCAAAATTCAGAGATAACTTGAAGCGTGTCAAAGAAGCGCTCAAAGAATCGCGTTTTGATAAACAATCCCTCATCAATAGCGATGAAAGCTAA
- the pyk gene encoding pyruvate kinase has product MSRRLRRTKIVTTLGPATDRDNNLEKIIAAGANVVRMNFSHGSPEDHKMRADKVREIAAKLGRHVAILGDLQGPKIRVSTFKEGKVFLNIGDKFLLDANLSKGEGDKEKVGIDYKGLPADVVPGDILLLDDGRVQLKVLEVQGMKVFTEVTVGGPLSNNKGINKLGGGLSAEALTEKDKADIVTAAQIGVDYLAVSFPRCGEDLNYARRLARDAGCDAKIVAKVERAEAVCDQNAMDDIILASDVVMVARGDLGVEIGDPELVGIQKALIRRARQLNRAVITATQMMESMITNPMPTRAEVMDVANAVLDGTDAVMLSAETAAGQYPAETVAAMARVCLGAEKIPSINVSKHRLDIQFDNVEEAIAMSAMYAANHLKGVTAIIAMTESGRTALMTSRISSGLPIFAMSRHERTLNLTSLYRGVTPVHFDSAAEGVVAASEAVSLLRDKGFLVSGDLVIVTQGDVMSTIGSTNTTRILTVE; this is encoded by the coding sequence ATGTCCAGAAGGCTTCGCAGAACCAAAATCGTTACCACGTTAGGCCCGGCAACAGATCGCGATAATAATCTCGAAAAGATTATCGCGGCGGGTGCGAACGTCGTGCGTATGAACTTTTCTCACGGCTCGCCAGAAGATCACAAAATGCGCGCGGATAAAGTTCGTGAAATTGCCGCCAAACTTGGGCGTCATGTGGCTATTCTTGGCGATCTTCAGGGGCCGAAAATTCGTGTGTCTACCTTTAAGGAAGGCAAGGTTTTCCTCAATATTGGCGACAAATTCCTCCTTGATGCCAATCTGAGTAAAGGGGAAGGCGATAAAGAGAAAGTCGGGATCGACTATAAAGGCCTGCCGGCAGACGTTGTCCCTGGCGATATCCTGCTGCTTGATGATGGTCGCGTTCAGCTAAAAGTGCTGGAAGTTCAGGGGATGAAGGTGTTTACCGAAGTTACGGTGGGCGGCCCACTCTCCAATAATAAAGGTATTAACAAACTTGGTGGCGGCCTCTCCGCTGAAGCGCTGACCGAGAAAGACAAGGCCGACATCGTCACCGCCGCGCAGATTGGCGTCGACTATCTTGCCGTTTCCTTCCCGCGCTGTGGCGAAGATCTGAACTATGCGCGTCGTCTGGCACGTGATGCGGGTTGTGATGCAAAAATTGTCGCGAAGGTTGAACGTGCTGAAGCTGTCTGCGATCAGAATGCGATGGATGACATCATTCTGGCTTCTGACGTGGTGATGGTTGCCCGTGGCGATCTTGGCGTTGAGATTGGCGACCCGGAACTGGTGGGTATTCAAAAAGCACTGATTCGTCGTGCGCGCCAGCTTAACCGTGCGGTGATTACGGCGACGCAAATGATGGAGTCGATGATCACCAACCCAATGCCGACGCGTGCGGAGGTCATGGACGTCGCAAACGCCGTGCTCGATGGTACCGATGCGGTTATGCTGTCGGCGGAAACGGCTGCCGGCCAATATCCCGCAGAAACCGTAGCCGCGATGGCACGCGTGTGCCTGGGCGCAGAAAAAATCCCGAGCATTAATGTCTCTAAACACCGCCTGGACATTCAGTTCGATAACGTGGAAGAAGCCATTGCGATGTCTGCGATGTATGCGGCAAACCACCTGAAAGGCGTGACGGCGATCATCGCCATGACAGAGTCCGGCCGCACTGCGCTGATGACGTCGCGTATTAGTTCTGGCCTGCCGATTTTCGCTATGTCTCGCCACGAGCGCACGCTGAACCTGACGTCGCTGTATCGCGGCGTGACCCCGGTCCATTTCGACAGCGCGGCAGAAGGTGTCGTCGCCGCCAGCGAAGCGGTGTCTTTACTTCGCGATAAAGGTTTCCTGGTGTCCGGCGATCTGGTGATTGTGACTCAGGGCGACGTAATGAGTACCATCGGGTCAACCAATACCACGCGTATTTTAACCGTTGAGTAA
- the zwf gene encoding glucose-6-phosphate dehydrogenase — MAVTQTAQACDLVIFGAKGDLARRKLLPSLYQLEKAGQINPDTRIIGVGRADWDKETYTQVVREALETFMKEKIDEGLWKTLSGRLDFCNLDVNDTAAFTRLGDMLDQKTRTTINYFAMPPSTFGAICKGLGEAKLNAKPARVVMEKPLGTSLATSREINDQVGEYFEECQVYRIDHYLGKETVLNLLALRFANSLFVNNWDNRTIDHVEITVAEEVGIEGRWGYFDQAGQMRDMIQNHLLQILCMIAMSPPSDLSADSIRDEKVKVLKSLRRIDRSNVREKTVRGQYTTGFAQGKKVPGYLEEEGANKSSNTETFVAIRVDIDNWRWAGVPFYLRTGKRLPTKCSEVVVYFKTPELNLFKESWQDLPQNKLTIRLQPDEGVDIQVLNKVPGLDHKHNLQITKLDLSYSETFNQTHLADAYERLLLETMRGIQALFVRRDEVEEAWKWVDSITEAWAMDNDAPKPYQAGTWGPVASVAMITRDGRSWNEFE, encoded by the coding sequence ATGGCGGTAACGCAAACAGCCCAGGCATGTGACCTGGTCATTTTCGGCGCGAAAGGCGACCTTGCGCGGCGTAAATTGCTGCCTTCCCTGTATCAGTTGGAAAAAGCCGGACAAATCAATCCGGATACTCGCATCATCGGCGTTGGACGTGCGGACTGGGATAAAGAAACCTATACCCAGGTTGTACGCGAAGCACTGGAAACCTTCATGAAAGAAAAAATCGATGAAGGCCTGTGGAAAACCCTGAGCGGGCGACTTGATTTCTGCAATCTGGATGTCAACGACACGGCGGCATTTACCCGCCTGGGCGATATGCTCGACCAGAAAACGCGCACCACAATTAACTATTTCGCCATGCCGCCAAGCACCTTTGGTGCCATCTGCAAAGGGCTGGGTGAAGCGAAACTGAACGCCAAACCCGCGCGCGTGGTGATGGAAAAACCGCTGGGCACCTCGCTGGCAACCTCCCGTGAAATTAACGATCAGGTTGGCGAGTACTTTGAAGAGTGCCAGGTTTACCGTATCGATCACTACCTCGGCAAAGAGACGGTACTTAACCTGCTGGCGCTGCGCTTCGCCAACTCGCTGTTCGTGAATAACTGGGATAACCGCACTATCGATCATGTGGAAATCACCGTTGCGGAAGAGGTGGGCATCGAAGGGCGTTGGGGTTACTTCGACCAGGCAGGTCAGATGCGCGACATGATCCAGAACCACCTGCTGCAAATTCTGTGCATGATTGCGATGTCACCGCCGTCCGACCTGAGTGCCGACAGCATTCGCGATGAAAAAGTGAAGGTACTGAAATCGCTGCGCCGTATTGATCGTTCAAATGTGCGTGAAAAAACGGTTCGCGGCCAGTACACCACCGGCTTCGCTCAGGGCAAAAAAGTGCCGGGCTATCTGGAAGAAGAAGGGGCGAACAAAAGCAGCAATACCGAAACCTTTGTGGCGATTCGCGTCGATATCGACAACTGGCGCTGGGCTGGCGTGCCGTTCTACCTGCGTACCGGTAAGCGTTTACCGACCAAGTGCTCAGAAGTGGTGGTTTACTTCAAGACACCGGAACTGAACCTGTTCAAAGAGTCCTGGCAGGATTTACCGCAGAACAAACTGACGATTCGTCTCCAGCCTGATGAGGGTGTTGATATCCAGGTACTGAATAAAGTGCCTGGGCTGGATCACAAGCATAATCTGCAGATTACTAAGCTGGATCTGAGCTATTCCGAAACCTTTAATCAGACCCATCTGGCGGATGCTTACGAGCGTCTGCTGCTGGAAACCATGCGCGGAATTCAGGCCCTGTTTGTTCGTCGTGATGAAGTGGAAGAAGCGTGGAAATGGGTGGATTCCATTACTGAAGCGTGGGCGATGGACAATGACGCGCCGAAACCGTATCAGGCTGGTACCTGGGGACCCGTAGCCTCAGTCGCGATGATCACCCGTGACGGGCGTTCATGGAATGAATTCGAGTAA